The Oenanthe melanoleuca isolate GR-GAL-2019-014 unplaced genomic scaffold, OMel1.0 S034, whole genome shotgun sequence DNA segment acatttctgctgaggagcagctcctctcccagcccagcagggctgagggcactgcctgcaggcactgaggggacacgaGCCATGCACAGACAGGCTAAAGGCAATCAGGACTGGGAAGACAttgagctgagacttcacttggggaaacatctccacagccctggacatggtgagtctgtgggtgcagggcaatgtcccctgtgctcctgaaggattctcctggagccagcacaacccacagcctgggggatgtgtcaggaggactctcccagtttctctgaggcacaggaggaggaggaggaggatgtgctgcagagcggggctgccctgggcactgtcagagggacaggacaggacggctcctgctgccagagacagctgcaggggctgaagctggggctgcagccagggctgcccagggctgtcctgcagagcagctcctgcagccctcagggctcttggccagcccagggcatgtgccacctgccaggggcagctctcagcctgcctggcagctccccatggactgtggggagaagttggaggtggaaggagccacccccatcagggcagattcctcctgctgtgcagagggtgctgcatggccaggactgctctcagctttctcctcaagggaagggaaaggggctgtcaggtgtgtgtgtgtcactgagactcctgcactgtcccactggggATCACCAGATCTGCCTCAGATCTCTctcacaaagtgcctcctcaccctgctctgcctaGAGAcgacagcagcagcagcaccgtgGGCAGGGCCTTGAGctgggaggggtctgcagggcagagctgagcccccaaggctgggctgggctctggcagcactgacaAGGACAAGGCTTGGAGAGAGAGAATCAGCACCCAGTAGGAAAaattccaggcagcagagagccagacCAGTCTGGATACCCTCCCTCTTCAGGTGctagggaaagagaaaaaggttaAAAGAGACTGACTTTTAAATTGGAGCTTTTCAAAAGTCCACTTcatttttccagcacattttaaGTTTGATTACCCTGAATTAGAGGGAGATGTAATGAGCTAAGTGCACCTGGGTGGGACCAGCCGGACTGAGTacactggggcacagggagctgctttcCCTCTGGGCTACCCAAAATTATGCTTACAGAAATGCTGATGATGAGAATTTTTGCCACCTCTGAGAAAGGGGAAGTAACTCAAAAGCACCTCCTGGCTGCTTTTAAAGCTAAGGTGaactcaaaatttaaaaatttgagtGAAACTTTcccagagaaagagaaggaattttgaGTGAATTCTTAAGAAATTAGCATAGAAATGACTCCACAAAGCTTGTGCAATTTatcaatgcctttttttccagtgcatgatgcccagagacagcaaatgttcaacagcagctccatcagccacttcctcctgctgccattggcagacacgcggcagctgcagctcctgcacttctgcctcttcctgggcatctccctggctgccctcctgggcaacggcctcatcatcagcgccgtagcctgcggccaccacctgcacacccccatgttcttcttcctgctcaacctggccctcactgacctgggctccatctgcaccactgtgcccaaagccatgcacaattccctctgggacaccaggaacatctcctataaaggatgtgctgcacagatctttttctttgtgtttttcctttcaacagagttttccctcctgaccatcatgtgctacgaccgctacgtgtccatctgcaaacccctgcactacgggaccctcctgggcagcagagcttgtgcccacatggcagcagctgcctgggccagtggctttctctattcactgctgcacacagccaatacattttccctgcccctgtgtcagggcaatgccctgggccagttcttctgtgaaattccacacatcctcaagctctcctgctccaaatACTACCTCAGGGAAGTTTGGCTTATCATGATTAGTGTTTCTTTAGGATTTagttgttttgtgttcattgttttctcctatgtgcagatcttcagggttgtgctgaggatcccctctgagcagggacggcacaaagccttttccacctgcctccctcacctggctgtggtctctcTTTTCATCAGCACTGCAGTATTTGCTTacctgaagcccccctccatctcctccccatccctggatctggcaGTTTCAGGTCTGTACTCGGTGGTGCCTCCAGTCCTGAACCCTgtcatctacagcctgaggaaccaggagctcaaggctGAAGTGTGCACAATGATGACTGGATGGTTTAAGAAACAGTAAACTGCTTACCAATTTCTGCAAATCACTTGTAATAAAAGTAATCTTTGATATTTCTTGTTGGATTTGTTatgctgtttctttttgttctttttttttttttttttttttttttttgttttttgtttttttttgtttttttttgtttttttttttaatattgtccATAGTATTATAAATAAAGGTCACAGGTCAGGGGTGCCCAGCAGATTTGcttctgctggccacaccattcctgatccaggccaggtgccattggccttcttggccatctgggcacactgctggctcatgtccagcctgctgcccatcagtgcccccaggtccctttctgcctggccactgtccagccactctgtccccagcctgtagcactgcaggggttgttgtggccaaagtgcaggacttGCACTTGGTCTGGTTAAACCTCATCTTGTTGGATTTGGAtgctggatccagcctgtccaggtccctctgcagagccctccaaCCTTCCAGCAGGACCACACTCACACCTGACTTTTTATCACCCTTACACCATGAGGCCctagagtgtcacaatggtctccatcATTCCAGGAGGCTCCATAGAGTCACAAGGCCCTTTTGGTCCCAAGGAGCACTACAGGGTCAAAATCGTTTCCTTCACACCATGATTCCCCTCAGTATAACAATGGCTCCTTGGTTATATGAGGTGctgtagtgtcacagtggcTCCACAAGGCCCCAAAGAGTAACACTGGCCCCATATttccacagagccctgcagtgtcaaCATGGCTCTATTGTCACACAAGTCCCAAAGTGTCACAAAAGTCTCCTCATTCCTACAAAGCCACACAGTGTTAAAATGGTTTTTTGGATTCCATGAAACCCCAGACTGCCACAATGAATCCTTGATTAGATTTAGCCCCACACTGTAAGAACAGCCCTCTTGCTTCTCTAAGTGCCACGCAGTGTCAAAtcatcagagaatcacagaattaaccccgttggaaaagacttttgaaATCCCCAACTCCAACCTGTGACCCAAGACCATCTTGTCACCCAGACCACggcactcagtgccatgtcCAATTTCTaccttaaacacctccagggacagtgacacacccacctccctgggcagcccattccaattcCAAATCCCCCTTTGTTGTTATAAGTGGATATTAGATATGTTTGATTTTGTCCAATTAATCAAACCACAAAGTTAAAATTAGCagtaaattattaataatagcaattgtatataaatgaatacaattGAAATATATGAGTTATACAAATTTGAGTAAATACAAAGTTTAGCAGTAATTTGAGTATAATAGAGGTCCAATGGTTTGGTTGAATAAAGCGTAAGCAAAACTGGCCGGGGGTACGAGGAGGGATTCTCCCTTCCGCGTCTACAAAACCAGTCAAGCTGAAATCTCACTTATATACTGTTTactaatacatattaatacagaattttCTAGAAAGCTCCTCCTAGTTTCTGTTCCTAAAATCTCTGTCACTATATTGTGCTGTGCATGTGTCACCAGTGGTCAGGGGCCTCTCCTCCTTTCGGGCTCTTGTTTCtgatgaaggctctgggtcttcctcagtgttcgcTGTATGACCTCGCGGGTAGCGCAGGTGCAAAGAGCTTAGagttatataataaatatatattcccACAAGAGGCCTCACTCCAGTGACCAAGTCTTTGGAATCATCCCAATTTGGCCCAGTTCAAGGTCGAAAACCTATTTCTAGCCACTTCTTCTTAGACCTATACCCTTCCTATCCTGCCTCCCACCTAACATCTGGAGGAcgaatttttctgctttgtttaaccatttcctttatctctttttgccttattgcaattaaatacaattattgATTAATTATAATGCCACAATTTTGCCAATAttgttacaatttaattagcacGAATCATGTATATAACAAAACCAAAGCGTGAATGTGACATCGTGGGCCTTCATGGAATACtggagaccactgtgacacttcAAGGCCTCGTTGAATtaaggggctctgcaggacctTGTGGAagcaaggagaccattgtgacactgcaaggcctcatggaagcaagggacAGTTGTTACACTGTGGGACCCCAAGGAAGcaaagggccagtgtgacacagctgggccttgtgcagccacagggacatTGTGATCCTGAGGAGTCCAGTGGAACCAAGGGACCCTTGGGACACTGCAGGACTACATGGAACCacagagaccattgtgacactctgcagcctcatggaaccaaggggacaTTGTATCATTATACTGTCCTATGCAACCAAGAAAACCATTTTTACACTCAAAGGCATCATGGATAAAGTGGACCACTGTGAAATTACAGGAccccatggaaacaaggggccagtgtgacactgtgggacCCCATGGATCCAATGGAACAGGTAACAGACGTGGTTGGCTTGGCCTGACTGGTCCAACTGCCCTTGGCATGTCAAGGGTCTCTTCTTACATGCCCCTGGAACACTGGGGCTCTGGACTTTCCTTCAAATGCAAAAGGACTCTTCTCCTCTATTTACCCATGGACAAAATGAGATTCTGCTCATTCAAAAGTTCCATATATTCAGAGATTGTTCctagacaaaagctgccattgCCAACAagtctggctgcccttggcttCCTGAGAGCCACTTCTCACCTACCTTCAAACTCTGTGGCCATGGGCTGTGCTTgctatggaaaagaactgtccttCCCACCCAGGCATCCATGGCCGAAATTGATATTTCTCCTCCATGCAAGGTTTTCTTCCAGTCAGATAAAGATGCCAGGACAGACAGGcctggctggccttggcctctggtggTCGCCTCTAATTTGCCCTGAAatactggggctctgtgctttccttcctatggggAAGAACAGGCCTTCTCATCCACATGCTCATGGCTGAAATTGGGATTCTGCCCCAAAATTCTGTATATCCAAGGGTTGTTCCCAGATGAAAGCTTGCCAGGACAGATAGGTCTGGTTGGTCTTGGCCTTGGCTCATCTGCCCATGAAGCACTGGGGCTCCATGCTTGCCTTCCTTTGGTAAAGAACCATCCTTCTCTCTATGTGCCCATGGCCAGAATTAGGATTCTGCATTCCAAATTCTGTATATCCAAGGGTTGTTCCCAGACaaacctgccaggacagacagatgAAGCTTTCCTTGGACACTGGTGGCTGTCATTCCTCAGCTCCTGAACACTGAGGCTCTGtggttttcttcctgtgaaGACCATGATGACATTGTGGGGACCTTGTGAAGGGGGCACTGTGACACTTCAGGGTACcatggagccaaggggccattgtgacactgcagaagcaaagagaacattgttacactgtggaaccaaggaaacatggaacaggtctggctggccttggcctcctgGGGACTACCTGACAGGTCCAGCTGAATTTGGCATGCCGAGGGTCACTTTGcatcagcccctggagcactgaggctctgtgctttccttcctatggaaaagaaccatcccTCTTTCCAGGTGCCCATGGCTGAAATTGGTGTGATGCAGAAGCAAAGACTCTCCAACtagttaaagttagaaagtggcATGGTTATTACGATGCCGAGCACACCCAGGAGAAATCTTCCACCAGGATGTGTGAAGTACATGGGGCTCTTGCCTTCTTTTATCCACAAAAGTCTTACATAATAATATAATTACCTAAGACGTCTATACACATGCATTATCTAACACCGCCTACTCCCACTTTGTATTAAAATGAGCTCAAAGTCCTTTCACACTTGTTCAGTTCTTTCCTTCAAATGGGTTGTTGGATGTTTGAAACAGTGGTCTTCTAAGATGAAGTCAGGGAGTCTTCCTCGCCATCACCTTTTCATCTTTGTCCTGTTGCTCGGTTCTTGGGCCTCTTGGCCATAGTTGAAGCTCCCAACCAGGTTCTGGCTGGTTTCAGGGTCCAGGTGCAGTTACAGTTTCTTCACTTTAACAATATCCCATCTACTTGTCCTGACACAACAGCCAAGCAAGTGATTTATTGTCTTAACTCTACTGGCTCAGCCACTTTCTACATTGCTTCTACTATAATCAATATATGTATAACTTCTATCTTTCAGCTAAGCTCTTAACCCTTTGACTTTTGCTTCCTTTACCCACTTTTTCTCTAGagttaataaattattttactaatACACAGACTTCCTCATCCAACCAAGTCATACAGTAAGTATTCTTCAGGACTGTACCATAGGGTCTTTACAGTGAGGTCAGGACTGCTACTCTTTGCAGGATCCTCCAATTCCAGATGAGTACTGCAACAGATAAAACCAAACTTATGCTGACTAAAATAAGCAGAACGACTGGGTGAACATTAAGTATACCAGTTGCCTTCAGTGACCATCCAAAGAATTCATCCCACCAGTGATGGCTTGCCtcttgttttattctttgcaaAACTGTGCTGATTTCTTTTGCATCATGATGGACAGTTATTAAAACCTTTTCTCCATTCTCCTTGATTTCCTTTAAGATTTCATCTAGATCTGGATGTCTTATTAACAGTTTTACCAGTGTAAGGTTCATGCCAATGGGTGTGGGTGACAGATGGTGGTACATATTGTAGTTGATCTTTATTAACTGGTGGGAAACAGCTGGTACTAAATACGTAAAATCACATccaataatattaatataattgcAAATAGAAAAATTTGAGTGGTTTTTAACAGGTACATATTTGTTCTCATTATCTACTCTTAGTAAGCACAGGCAGTTCTTAAACACACACAGCCTTGGCCAAAATATATGAGCACAGTCTTTTGAATGATGTCTGGATGGATCTCAAAGTGACACAGACCGTGTTCAGTATCTAGGCCTATGTCCTGGGCATCAGTGGCATTGCTTTTACAGAGGAATCCCTGTTGTTTTAGGGTGACACAAGATTCTGCATTTACAGTCTCTCATTTCTTGTCTACCATCCGGACCCATGCTCTGTGTTCAGAGGGGTAGAGTACTGTCCCTTCATGGTTTAATCCTAATGCAATGATAGGTTGGATAATGTAAATTGAGCCACTCCGTATAGTGAGTACAAAGGCAGTGGCCACATTAATGACAGAGTCATAAGTCCACCAGGACTGCAGgttcctttcctttccaaatttattttccaaatttattattaattatccaaatttattttttattatccaAATAAATTATCCAATTTATTATTCCTTTCCAAATTATTATCCCATATGGCTTTTCACATTTTGATTGGAAAAATGCCTTCACTTCCCTCTCTTATGACTAAAGTGACTATTGACTGCATCCACAACTGTGCCTGTATGCAACTAAGAGGTAAAGGCACATtatcctgggctgtgccaagtattttcattattagtTTGTGGTCTTGATCTTCAGCTTCTCTTGAATTTGACAATACCTTTGAAACTTGCCACTGCACTCTGAAGTTTTCTTTGCAAGACACTTAACATATACATAATGTCCAGGCCATATATCATGCATTGGCCCATCAAGTTCTCTGCTTTGAGCCCCAGCCAATCAATTCTCAATTTCTCTAAGTTGTATGTTTAGAGACACCATGTATCTGTGTAGGGTTTCTTTCCCTGCTTGGGTTGGTGTTCCTTCCTCTACCCCATATGGTTTTCCATATAGTATCTCAAAAGGACttaacttttgttttcttttgggtttaGTCCAAATTTGCAGTAATGCCAAAGGAAGAGCCTGGGCGAGGGTAATTTTGCTTCTTGTCCTAGccttataatttttttcttgattaaGTGGTTCATTTTCTCTACTTGGCCACTTGACTGAAGGTGATATGGGGCGTGGAGTTCCCAGTCTATGCCTAATTGGAACCTAATTTGCTGTACAGTTTTTGAAATAAAGTGTGGTCCTCCATCCGAGGATATTGTGGCTGGAACTCCAAAGCATGGTATTATTTCTTGTAACAATGCTTTGGTTACCTCTCATGCTTTGGCAGTTCTGGTAGGGAaggcttctggccaccctgaaAAGGTATCTGCTAATACCAGTAAATATTGATATTCCCCTTTTTCTTGAATGTTCTGAGGAATCAATTTGCCACTGTTGTCCAAGACCACAGCCTTTTCCAATTTGCCCAAGTTTTGgcttggggatatttttgggtttAGTTTGGAGGCAAAGACTATATTGTCAGGTCACATGAATGACCATCCCCTGTAAATTTCGGGCCATAATTTTGTCCTTTAAATAATTGTATAAGGCATTTACTCCCCAGAGTGTTTTCTGATGTTCCTTTTTTACTAGTGACATAGAAGATAGGAGGGGATgacaagttttcctttttctccctctgtagCAGCCCATCCGTCCTCATTATAGCTTTCCTTTTCATGCCTAATAAGTTTATCATTCTTTTTTATATACTTTGGCTTAGCTTCCAGGGAAATCTGTCCATCTGGGACTAAAGCTGCCTCAGTGGCTACCTCACCTTTGGCCACTTCTTTTGCCTTTGTGTCTGTCAGCTTGTTCCCTTCCTCTGATTCAGACCTCACTTTCTGGTGTGCCCTGATAGTGCACTAAATAGTTTGTTTTGTATATTGCACTGAATAGCTCATTCTGTACTCCCTCCAGTTTGTGGTGTTTGCTCAGTCCTCCCTTCACCACTCCCCATCGCCTGTATCCCATTGGTTATGgttctcctttcctccccttcccctgagTTTAAAATTCCCCGCCACCTTCTGCTCACTCCCTTTTTCCCCTGGAAGTTGTTAGGCAATAAACCgtggggctgtgtcctgggagAAAGAGCCTCCTTGTCTTTTACCTTTGTCCATGTTGGCTCTCTTCATCTCCAGTGGTCCAGAGCTAGCCAAACGGGACTGGAGAGAGAAGAAACTGACAACTCCTTGATATTCATAATAGCTACCTTCTCAGGTATTATCTGAgattatga contains these protein-coding regions:
- the LOC130266403 gene encoding olfactory receptor 14C36-like, producing MPFFPVHDAQRQQMFNSSSISHFLLLPLADTRQLQLLHFCLFLGISLAALLGNGLIISAVACGHHLHTPMFFFLLNLALTDLGSICTTVPKAMHNSLWDTRNISYKGCAAQIFFFVFFLSTEFSLLTIMCYDRYVSICKPLHYGTLLGSRACAHMAAAAWASGFLYSLLHTANTFSLPLCQGNALGQFFCEIPHILKLSCSKYYLREVWLIMISVSLGFSCFVFIVFSYVQIFRVVLRIPSEQGRHKAFSTCLPHLAVVSLFISTAVFAYLKPPSISSPSLDLAVSGLYSVVPPVLNPVIYSLRNQELKAEVCTMMTGWFKKQ